In the genome of Dethiosulfovibrio peptidovorans, the window CCTGGAATTTTCAAGGATAAAACGGGCAACCTTTGCCTGAGTTCCAGAGAAGGAGACCATCCTTTCGACGATCTTTTGCTTAAGCACTGTACTCTCTCCTTCTGCAAGACGGAAAAAAATCACGCAGCTATAAAAAGCAGGATTTCCGTCTTTATTCTATTATAGCTTGAAGAGTATCGTTGTCAAACGTGAAAAAAGTGAGCCCCATCCATAGTCGGGTTGGGGCTCACTTTTTGTACTTGGGCCGATCCAGGATTTGGATTAGTCTGGATTTTCTCAGAGAATTTGTCAAATTTTAACAGAGATAGCCCACAGGGTTCTCTGTTCAGATAAGCCCCAGGGCCGACCAGGCAGCGGCGATTCGGGCTACGGGGACTCTGAAAGGGGAACAGCTTACGTAGTCGATCCCCAGTTTGTGACAGAAAGCGATGCTCTCAGGGTTGCCGCCATGTTCGCCACAGATCCCCACCGAGAGATCGGGGCGGACGGTCCGCCCCCGTTTGAAGGCGATAGACATCAGTTCTCCCACGCCGTCTCTGTCCAGAACGTGGAAGGGACTTGCGGAGAAGATCCCTTTTTCCACATACTCCCGCATAAACTTGGCCTCCACGTCGTCACGGGAGAAGCCCAGGGACGTCTGGGTCAGGTCGTTTGTGCCGAAGCTGAAGAACTCGGCGTCCTCGGCCAGCTCCCCGGCTCTCAGAGCTGCTCGGGGGAGCTCGATCATGGTTCCCACCTTGTACACGGGATCGTAGCCTCTGGCGCGGTATTCTCCGGCGACGCTCTCCACCATCTCCCGCAGGAGGCCCATCTCTCGCTTGGTCTGAACCAGAGGCATCATGATCTCCACCTTGAGATCTACACCGGGGAGGGCCTTCATGGCGTCAAAGATGGCTCGAACCTGCATGGAGTAAATCTCGGGATAGACGATCCCCAGACGGCAGCCCCTAAAACCAAGCATGGGGTTGGATTCCTTCAGCGTCTGGGCTCGGCTCCTCATCTGCCTCAGCAGGGCGACGTCATCGCCGTTGGCCTCAGCTTGAGAGATTCGGGTATCCAGTTCGGGGATCCTCGGCAAAAACTCGTGAAGGGGGGGATCCAGAAGGCGAATGATAACCGGCAGGCCGTCCATTTCCTGAAAGATACCCTCAAAATCCGAGCTCTGCATGACTCGCAGTTTAGCCAAAGCGTCTTGACGTTCCTGAAGGGAATCGGCTATAACCATGCGTTGCATGATGGGAAATCGGTCCTCTGCCATGAACATGTGTTCGGTCCGGCATAGTCCAATCCCCTTGGCCCCAAAGGCACGAGCCTTACGTGCATCCCCAGGAGTGTCGCCGTTGGCCCACACCTGGAGCGAAGCCTCTTGATCGGCCCATTGGAGGATGGTCTCCATCTCTGGGGAGATGACCGGCGGTGACAGGGGAACGGCTCCCTCGATTACCCGTCCTGTAGAACCGTCTATAGTCAGGACGTCACCCCGGGAGAACGTTCGGTTCCCAATGATGAGTCGTTTTCCCTCTCCGTCGATGATCAGCTCCTCAGCACCGCTGACACAGGGTTTGCCCAGGCCACGGGCAACTACGGCAGCGTGGCTGGTCATGCCCCCACGGGAGGTGAGAATTCCCTTGGCGGCGTAGAGGCCGTGGATGTCGTCGGGGGTGGTCTCGGTGCGAACCAGCAGCACGTCCTCTCCGCTCCCAGCCAGTCGAACGGCCTCGTCAGGATCAAAAACGATTGTACCTACAGCTGCTCCCGGCGATGCGGGAAGCCCCTGAGTCAGGATCTCGGGCGCAAAAGCCGGGTCGATCTGGCTGTGAAGAAGGCGTTCGACCTGATCGGGGGAGATACGGGCCACGGCATCTTTTGGGCTTGCCAGTCCTTCGGAGACCATGTCCACGGCAATCTGGACGGCTGCCTGGGCCGAACGTTTCCCCGTTCTGGTCTGGAGAATATAGAGAGTCCCATGCTCAACGGTGAACTCCACGTCCTGCATGTCACCGAAGCGTCGTTCCAGGCCATCGACGATGGAGCACAGCTCGCTGTAGATCCTGGGCATGGCCTGTTCCAAAGCTGCGATGGGCTGCGGCGTTCGGATCCCGGCCACCACATCCTCTCCCTGAGCGTTGATAAGGAACTCGCCATACAGACACTTTTCACCATCAGCCGGGTTACGGCTGAAGCAGACCCCCGTGCCGCTATCCCCTCCCAGGTTGCCGTAGACCATCGCGACTACGTTGACAGCTGTTCCCATCCGATGATCGATGCCATGGATAGACCGGTATGTCTTGGCCCGGGGGGTGTTCCAGCTGTTGAAGACCGCCTCGATGGCCAGCCTGAGCTGTTCCCATGGGTCGTCAGGGAACGTCTCGCCGGTTTCCCGACGGTAGAGGTCTCGGTAGCTCTCAACCAGTTTTTCCAGGGTCTCGACGCTCAGCTGATGGTCGTAGGTGACACCCTGGGTCCGTCGGGCCTCATCAAGTAGCGTCTCGAATTTATCTGACGAGACGCCTTGGACCACATTGCCGAACATCTGGATAAAACGGCGGTAGCTGTCCCAGGCGAAACGCTGATTCTGGGCCATATCAGCTAGGGCCGACCGGGTGTCTCCGTTGAGCCCCAGATTCAGGATGGTATCCATCATGCCGGGCATGGAGACAGGGGCTCCAGACCGCACCGACACCAGGAGAGGCTCAGGGCCTGAGCCGAAGGTCTTTCCTGTGGATTTCTCCAGACGCTTCATGGCTGATCGAACATCGCCCCACAGGGATTCCACAAAGGACGATCCTTTCTCCAGAAACTGAAGACAGGCCTGGGTAGAGACGGTGAAACCAGGTGGAACCGGCAACTTTTCCCGGGTCATCTGGGCCAGATTGGCTCCCTTGCCACCCAAAAGCTCCTTCATGTCCGAGGATCCCTCGGAAAAATCGTACACGTATTTGACCATGATCCACCTCCTGGGTCTCATTCGGCCAATGGCCAGCGGACTCTTTTATACATAATAATATCACTTCGGAAGCAAACCCCGAAAGGACTTGTCCAAAAACGACGATGTGCTATGCTTCCACGAACGGAGTGGCTCCATATATACCGACACGAAAGGAGGGTCCTCATTGAGAGGTCTCAGAAATACAAAAGAGTTTTTGGCAGCAACTCGTCGTTTTTTTAAGGACGAAGGCCATTCCCTGGTGGTGATTACTTTAAGTGCGGCGGTTTTCGCCGCGGCAATCCAGCTCTTTGTTCTTCCGGCACGATTGCCGGGAACGGGTGTCAATGGTATCGCCCTGCTTTTAAATTACCTCTGGGGGGTCCCTCTTCCTCTCAGCATCTGGGGGCTGAACACCCTCCTGTTTATCTATGGCTGGAAGGTTCTGCCCCGTCGATTTACGCTTTGGAGTATCTACGGCACTGTCCTGTTCACTATCTTCCTCAAGCTGACAGCGGTGGCCCTGCCAGTTCCTGTCATACATGATCGGTTTTTGCTTATCGTGGTGGCAGGCCTGCTTCAGGGAATTCCCTGTGCTATGATTTTCTCCGCCGGTGGTTCTCTTGGGGGGACAGATATCATCTCCATGGCCGTGCGTCGCAAGACTGGTATGGAGGTGAGCCAGTTCACCATGGTTGCGAACATGGCTGTTCTCGCCCTCTCCCTTACGGCGGTCAGTTTTGAAAACCTGATTTACGGGGTTGTCCTTTCATATATCACAACAACGGTCATGGGAGGTGCTATGCGCTCTTTCGGACTTCGAAAGGAAGCTCTTATCGTATGCAGCAATCCAACTGAGGTGAAGCATTTCATCACCACAGAACTTCATCGAGGAGTTACGGTCTTCACGGGTAAGGGGGGCTTCTCCGATGTCCCGAGGGAGATTTTGATGACGCTCCTTACGGCCCGACAGGCCATGTTGCTGAAGAGGCACCTTCAAGAAACGGACTCGAAGGCGTTTTTGAGGTTGTCAGACGCCACGGAGGTGTTGGGGCAGGGATTCGGAAGCTGGAAGCGGGACGTCTGAATTCAGATTGACAGATCTCGGTCGGTGCTCAGAAAGTGCCTGTTGGAGAGAGTGCAGGGAGGGCTTATGGTCATGGATGCGCATGAGGAAAGGTTGATCGAGAGATGAGGCAGTTTGTCGCGGCAGCAGCCCAGATGGACAGTGGACCAGACAGGCATAGTAATCTCATGAGAATGGAAAGCCTTATCCAGGAAGCTGGCGATAAGGGGGCCTCCTTGGTGGTCTTCCCTGAGATGTCAGTTATCCTTCCTTCAACGGGCAGCGAACGCAGGAACGCGACTGAGTCCATTCCCGGCCCTTCGGTGGATTTTCTGGCCGCCAGGGCTCGTTCGGCCAGGATATGGGTCCATTGCGGCAGCATCCTGGAGCGAGTTGACGGAGATGAGCGGAGCTATAATACCTCGGTCCTTCTGGATCCAGATGGTTCTATAGCCGCTATCTATCGCAAAATCCACCTGTTCGATGTCGATATTGATCAGGGCCCCTCGGTCACGGAGTCAACCAGCTACGCTCCGGGGAAGGAGATCGTCGCTGTGCAGACCGATCTGGGTATTATCGGCCTCTCCATCTGCTATGACCTCCGATTTCCCGAGCTCTTTCGGATACTTGCTCTCCGAGGTGCCCAGTTGCTTACGGTCCCGGCGTGTTTCACCGCTGCGACCGGCAAGGAGCATTGGGAGCCTCTTCTTCGAGCCAGGGCCATCGAGAACCTGGCCTACGTGATCGCTCCGGGACAGATCGGCAAAAAGCCCAGGTACAATGCTAACGGTAAGTCCATGATCGTCGATCCCTGGGGCACGGTGATCGCCTGTAAAGCCTCGGGAGAAGGTCTTATCCTGGCAGAGATTGACCTGGACAGAGTGGATACGCTTCGGAAATCGTTGCCGAACCTGACAAACCGTCGCCCCGAGACCTATCGATGGGACGAGTGACCTACTGTATCACGTTCATCGCCCTATAGTACTTGGCGGCGCCGGGATGGAGGGGCACCGAGGCGCCCATAAGGGCATTCCCCAATGTAAAGTATGTGCATTTGGGATGAATCTTATGCATCTCCTCTACGTTTGACCAAAAAACCTTGGTGATTTTATACACTAAATCGTCAGGTAGGTCGGCGTCACAAATCCACATGGCCATCACAGCCGGAGTAGGCGTATCGTGATCCACACCGTTATAGGTGCCGGCGGGAACGGTACTCTTGACGAAATAGCTGAAGGTGTTGGTCAGCTTGTCCATGAACGAATCGCTGAAAGGAACCAGATCGATGTGGCACGTCGCAGCCAGGTCCACGATGGATGACGTGGGATATCCTGCGGTGATAAAGCCCACATCCATCTGACCTTCCTCGAATTGTCGGGCGGTGTCGTTGAAGTCAAGAAACTTGGCCTTGATCTCAGAATCCTTGATACCGGCAACCTGAAGAATAGCCGATACGTCGCCTTGAATTCCCGAGCCTGGAAGCCCGATGGAGATCCTCTTTCCCCTGATATCCATGAGCCTCTTCACTCCAATGCCTTTAAGGGTGATGCACTGAATGTGCTCGGGATACAGGGATGCGATAAGCCGGATATTCTTGTACGGTGTCTTGAACATCCTCTGGCCGTGATAGGCCCAATGCGCTGCGTTGTTCTGTACGAAAGCCATCTCGATCTCGTGAGTGCCGATAAGGTTCAGATTGGCCACAGAGGCGTTCCCTTTTTCGGAGACCATGTGTATGTCGGGCAAATGACGGGAAATCAACTTAGCCAGACCGATCCCAACGGGATAGTATGTCCCCCCCGTTTCTCCTGTCGCCAACGAGATGAGTATTTTGGCAGACGCCTCCTCGGTTGAGGTGGTCAGTAGAATTCCAATAAGCACGAGTACGGATAGAGTTGTACGCATTACGAGTCCCTCCTCTAAATTCTCTCTGTATTGTAGACAGACATGAACAGCGTCGGGGTGAAAGCTGTGCGTGGTCCCTGTATAATAGCCTCGATGGAGCAGCCAGCCTGCTCCTCATACGAATGTATGGGAGGCCCAACCGATGGTCGAAACCCTTTTGCAGTCCCTGATCCAGATCACGCCTCAGCAAATCGTCATGATAGCCGTTGGCTTCGCCCTGATCTATCTGGCAGCGGTAAAGAAATTTGAGCCGTCCCTCCTGCTCCCCATGGGGTTCGGGACCATTCTGGTGAATATCCCCCTGTCGTCAGCCCTCACCCACATGGCCGGGGGGCAGATCCAGCATGGGGCGCTGAGTCTCTTGTTTGATATGGGCATCGCCACCGAGCTCTTCCCCCTGCTTATCTTTATAGCTGTGGGGGCCATGATCGATTTTACCCCATTGTTTCAGACGCCGATCACTTTTTTCTTTGGTCTCAGCGCTCAGGCGGGCATCTTTCTCACCTTGGGTGTGGCTCTTCTGCTTGGATTTGACCTCAAAGAGGCGGCGTCCATCGGCATCATAGGCGCCGCCGACGGTCCTACGTCCATCTACGTCTCGGCTCGGTTTGCTCCTCACCTGCTAGGCCCTATCTCGGTGGCGGCCTACTCGTATATGGCCATGGTCCCTTTGATTCAGCCTCCGGTGATCCGGCTTTTGACCACTAAAGAGGAAAGGAGTCTTCCCATGACCTGCTCGGAAAAGCCGGTTTCCCGACGGACGAAAATTCTCTTTCCCATCGTCGTCACAGTGGTCGCCGGGATGATCGCCCCACCGTCAGCGGCCCTTATCGGATTCCTCATGTTCGGCAATCTCTTACGAGAGAGTGGTGTGGTGGATCGGCTGGCCCAGGGTGCTCAAAATGAATTGGCGAATATCGTGACCATTCTCCTGGGGTTGGCTATCTCGGCATCCATGACGGGCGAGCGGTTCATCCAGCCTCAAACCCTGCTCATCCTGGTCATGGGGCTTTTGGCTTTCGTCCTGGATACAGCGGTGGGGGTCCTCTCGGCCAAGGCTTTGAATATCTTTCGTCTCCATAAGATCAACCCCATGGTTGGTGCGGCAGGGATCTCGGCCTTTCCTATGTCGGCCCGGACGGTCCAGCAGATGGCGACCCAGGCTCATAAAGGCAACTTCATCCTCATGCAGGCCGTAGGTGCAAACGTCTCGGGGCAGATTGGCTCGGTATTGGCCGGTGGGTTGCTCCTTGCTTTCCTGGGCTAGCTCAAAGAGTGGAGAATCGCCAGATCGCGACAGAACCTCCCCGTCGTACTCCGTGCATCGAAAAACGACGCCACCGTGAGAGGTGACGCCGAAAGATCGATGATCGATCATGGAGCGAAAGCTTGAGACCTAGGCGTCAGCCTTGAGCTTTTCCGCCCGATCCAGCCTCTCCCAGGCTGGCTGGGGGGCCAGGTCGATCCGCCCCATATGACCATAGGCGGCGATGCGGCGATACTGAGGCTTCCGAAGCTCCAGGTCACGGATCATGGCGGCGGGACGGAAATCGAAGTGGCGCCGAACCAAGGCAGTCATCTCCTCCTGGGAGACCTTTCCGGTGCCGAAAGTCTCAACAAACACGGAGACAGGATGGGCTACGCCAATAGCGTAGGCTACCTGGATCTGACAGCGGGAGGCCAATCCTGAGGCCACGACGTTTTTGGCCGCATATCGTGCCATATAGGCCCCAGAACGGTCAACCTTGGTAGGATCCTTACCGGAGAAGGCACCGCCTCCGTGGGGGATCATGCCGCCGTAGGTGTCCACGATGATCTTGCGCCCTGTGAGCCCCGAATCGGCCATAGGACCGCCCTTGACGAAGCGCCCCGTGGGGTTCACCAGAATGCGGAAATTACCCTGGATAAACTCTCGAGGAATAACCGGGGTGATGACCTGTCTGATGAGGTCTTCCCGGATCTCTCCCAGGGAGATGTCCGGGCTGTGCTGGGTGGAGACCACCACCGTGTCTACTCGTACCGGACGATTATTTTGGTACTCCATGGTGACCTGGGTCTTGCCGTCGGGCCTGAGATACTCCAGTGCTCCCTCTTTACGGATTTTGGTAAGCCGTCGGGCCAGGCGCTGGGCAAGGGCGAAGGGCATGGGCAGGTACTCCTCGGTCTCGTCAGTAGCGAAGCCGATCATCATCCCCTGATCGCCTGCGCCGATAGCGTTGATCTGCTCCTCGCTCATATCGCCCTCCCGAAGCTCCAGAGCCTTATTCACGCCCATGGCGATATCGGCTGACTGTTCGTCGATGGCGGTGAGGACCGCGCAGGTCTCTCCGTCAAATCCATACTTGGCCCGGGTGTAGCCGATGCCCTTGACGATCTCCCGAGCGATTTTGGGAATATCCACGTACGTGCTGGTTGAAATCTCCCCAGCCACCTGCACGAGACCGGTTGTCACCAGGGTCTCGCAGGCCACCCGGCCCATGGGATCCTCGACCAGGATGGCGTCCAGAATGCCGTCTGAAATCTGATCGGCCACCTTGTCGGGATGTCCCTCAGTCACGGACTCGGACGAGATCAAAATCTTCTCACTCATATCTCATACCTCCATACACAGAAAAATCAGGGTCGAAAAACGGGACCCATCCAGAGGAAGGGTCCCGTCTCGTGATCAGATTCGTGGCCTTCCTCTCATCATTCGACCACCGCCGGTCGCTGGTGTTGGCACCGTACACCCTTGCGGGCAGGTTGCCGGGCTTCATCGGGCCAGTCCCTCCGCCACTCTCGATAAGAGATTCAATTGTATCGACCCAAAGAGTACACCGTCGAACCGGTGGTGTCAAGAAAGGATCGCTTGTGGACGTATCGGAATCATGGTATGCTCTCGAGAAAGTTTGTATATACTTACAAAAACGAGGAGGCAAAAGCCGATGGCGACAAAAGATCACTGGGGCCACTTGGCCTCGGATTTCCACAGGCGTCAGGCCTTCATAACCGGCGAGGCCATGATTGCCCTCATCAAGAGGATCCTGGAGGAACTTACCGACCTGGGCGACCTCCTGGAGCTGGGATGTGGTGACGGCGGGTTCACCCCATCCCTGGCTGGACAGGCTCGATCCATCGTGGCGACAGACTGCTCCAGGCCCATGGTGACCGAAGCAAAAAAGATGACTGCCTCCATGGACAACGTGACGGTCGAATTAGCGGACTGTATGGACCTTCCCTACAGCGATGGCCGTTTCGACTCGGTCTTCATGGGTAATCTGCTCCACGTGATCGGCAATCCATCGGGTGCTCTGGTTGAGGCACATCGAGTGCTCAGGCCTGGTGGTCGGGTTATAGTTTTGAGCTTCACCATTGACGGCATGACTCCCCAGGCCCTTGAGGGCATGATCGAGCGGTACCTCAAGGCTTTTGGGCCACCGCCTGAGGTGAGAGATCCTCTCACTGTGGCCTCGACGAAGGAGCTCCTGGAGGAAGCTGGTTTCCTGGTCACTCACAGAGAGCTTCTCCAGACCGAGGAGGCCTCGGCTGTCTACCTTGTGGCCATCAAAACATAGATGACGAAGGGGCATCTCCCTCCGTCATTGAATTGTTCCCACCCTTGTGGATTGCTTGAAGGTTTTTGTGATGTCAAGGCTAGGGCTTTTTGAAGAATAAAAGAGGCATCCCCATAACGAGAATCCAGGGAGAGAAGCCGACAGAACAGCCCCCGCTACCTATGAACGGAAGAGCTCCCTCGTAGGTCATCTTGAGAGATGTTTCCCTTCCTGTCACCACCGTGACGGTTTGAGGTTCTTCTTTTTTCCAGAAAAAAAGATCGGTGACGGTGACGGTGTATTGACCGGGGCTCAGGCCCCGAACGGTTGTCCCCGATTTGTTCCATGTCTTGCCACCGTCCAGGCTCCACTTGGCTCCGTCGTTCACGGCCTCCGCTGGCCAGAGAGTCACTGTGATGGATCCGGGCGCCGAGCTCCCAACGTGATTTCCCAGGGCCTTGAGGCAGATGCTGGCGCCGGGAGTCTCAGAGGTTATGTCGGTCCAGGTTGTACCGTCAAGGGAGACGTACCCCTGTCCCTTTGAGGAAGAGGCCTTGTCGCTGTAGCCTCGTACCCGAGTCTCGAGAGCGATGGGATAGCCGTATCCTGGTGTGGTGAGATGCACGACGACGGAGAAGGTCTCTCCTGTGGGGACTCGTACCTCCCGATCCAGCTCCACCGTATGATAGCCTGGCATTTGCAGGGTTCCCGTCTGTGCCTGAAGAGAGATCCTCCCCGAGGTCGGGCTCGACATCACTCCGGTATAGACCGAGAGGGAATAGGTTGTCCCTACGCCTCCGGTGTAGAACGAGACGGCTTTGAGGTCGAAGTCGGTGGCTGCCGTGAAGATGTTGGCCATCCAGGCGCTCTCGTTCTCGTTGGGTGCCGGGGTATACGAGTTGCACCATCCCAGAGGATCGTACTGGTAGATCGTGTTGAATTGACGGGGCTTGCCCCCTACGTAAGCGACCCCTGTGTCCATTACTGTGTCCTCATAAGAGAGGTAAAAATATCCCCTGTCGCCCCAATCAGGCCCCCAAGAGTTCTTGACGATCCAGGCGCCATTCGAGCTTGGCTGATTGGCCAGGTTGAACCTGGTCCTGGGGTACGTGTCATCCCATCCGACCACCGTGACGCCGTGGTTGGCTCTGCCCACCGTCAATCCATCGGAGTTTCTCGGAGGTGTGTACGAGGCGAACGTCTCGGGGTTGAAATAGGGGGATCTCTCCCACTTTCCTCCCTGGGGATCATTGGCAAACATGCCCACGGAGACCGCACCGTAGGTCATGAGTGCTTCCTTTATGTTTGCCTCGTTGGCCTTTTGAAATCGTGTATTTACGCCATTTATTTTTTCATAGTTAAAGTAAAAATTATAGGCGTGGCGCAGGCTCCACGACGCAGGGGTATCGGCTGCTGGAATGCGACCGTAGGGCGCAGCTCTCTCGGGAACGGCACCGGTTCCCCGGGCCAGGAGTGCGATGGCTTGAAAGTCATCGCCACCAAAGTTCATGAAGCGGGGGAAGTCCTCAGGATCGTGGTTCCCGAACCCCACCAGGGTCGATGTCTGGTTCACACTCCCGAAATACGCCAAATACTGTTCCGAGTAGTCGGGGTCTGGCACACCGGCTTTCAAAGCTGTCGATTCCAGAGAGCCCAGGGCGCTGAAGGCCCAGCAGGTCCCATAGGGCTCTTGGTTCCGAACGGGGGTTACAAAACCTTGCGTTCGAAGGTCGAATGAGACCGGAAAAGACGTGACAGCTTTGTTACTCTGGATATCAGGAAACAGATGAACCCCTGCCAGGTGGCTGAGATCCACAGGCGAAGGGATACGAGCACCATATGTTATGTCGCCTGCCTTTCGTCCCGTCTGCTGCTCCAGGATGAACTCC includes:
- a CDS encoding pyruvate, phosphate dikinase; this encodes MVKYVYDFSEGSSDMKELLGGKGANLAQMTREKLPVPPGFTVSTQACLQFLEKGSSFVESLWGDVRSAMKRLEKSTGKTFGSGPEPLLVSVRSGAPVSMPGMMDTILNLGLNGDTRSALADMAQNQRFAWDSYRRFIQMFGNVVQGVSSDKFETLLDEARRTQGVTYDHQLSVETLEKLVESYRDLYRRETGETFPDDPWEQLRLAIEAVFNSWNTPRAKTYRSIHGIDHRMGTAVNVVAMVYGNLGGDSGTGVCFSRNPADGEKCLYGEFLINAQGEDVVAGIRTPQPIAALEQAMPRIYSELCSIVDGLERRFGDMQDVEFTVEHGTLYILQTRTGKRSAQAAVQIAVDMVSEGLASPKDAVARISPDQVERLLHSQIDPAFAPEILTQGLPASPGAAVGTIVFDPDEAVRLAGSGEDVLLVRTETTPDDIHGLYAAKGILTSRGGMTSHAAVVARGLGKPCVSGAEELIIDGEGKRLIIGNRTFSRGDVLTIDGSTGRVIEGAVPLSPPVISPEMETILQWADQEASLQVWANGDTPGDARKARAFGAKGIGLCRTEHMFMAEDRFPIMQRMVIADSLQERQDALAKLRVMQSSDFEGIFQEMDGLPVIIRLLDPPLHEFLPRIPELDTRISQAEANGDDVALLRQMRSRAQTLKESNPMLGFRGCRLGIVYPEIYSMQVRAIFDAMKALPGVDLKVEIMMPLVQTKREMGLLREMVESVAGEYRARGYDPVYKVGTMIELPRAALRAGELAEDAEFFSFGTNDLTQTSLGFSRDDVEAKFMREYVEKGIFSASPFHVLDRDGVGELMSIAFKRGRTVRPDLSVGICGEHGGNPESIAFCHKLGIDYVSCSPFRVPVARIAAAWSALGLI
- a CDS encoding hydrolase; translated protein: MRQFVAAAAQMDSGPDRHSNLMRMESLIQEAGDKGASLVVFPEMSVILPSTGSERRNATESIPGPSVDFLAARARSARIWVHCGSILERVDGDERSYNTSVLLDPDGSIAAIYRKIHLFDVDIDQGPSVTESTSYAPGKEIVAVQTDLGIIGLSICYDLRFPELFRILALRGAQLLTVPACFTAATGKEHWEPLLRARAIENLAYVIAPGQIGKKPRYNANGKSMIVDPWGTVIACKASGEGLILAEIDLDRVDTLRKSLPNLTNRRPETYRWDE
- a CDS encoding C4-dicarboxylate ABC transporter substrate-binding protein; translated protein: MRTTLSVLVLIGILLTTSTEEASAKILISLATGETGGTYYPVGIGLAKLISRHLPDIHMVSEKGNASVANLNLIGTHEIEMAFVQNNAAHWAYHGQRMFKTPYKNIRLIASLYPEHIQCITLKGIGVKRLMDIRGKRISIGLPGSGIQGDVSAILQVAGIKDSEIKAKFLDFNDTARQFEEGQMDVGFITAGYPTSSIVDLAATCHIDLVPFSDSFMDKLTNTFSYFVKSTVPAGTYNGVDHDTPTPAVMAMWICDADLPDDLVYKITKVFWSNVEEMHKIHPKCTYFTLGNALMGASVPLHPGAAKYYRAMNVIQ
- a CDS encoding glutaconyl-CoA decarboxylase subunit beta, which produces MVETLLQSLIQITPQQIVMIAVGFALIYLAAVKKFEPSLLLPMGFGTILVNIPLSSALTHMAGGQIQHGALSLLFDMGIATELFPLLIFIAVGAMIDFTPLFQTPITFFFGLSAQAGIFLTLGVALLLGFDLKEAASIGIIGAADGPTSIYVSARFAPHLLGPISVAAYSYMAMVPLIQPPVIRLLTTKEERSLPMTCSEKPVSRRTKILFPIVVTVVAGMIAPPSAALIGFLMFGNLLRESGVVDRLAQGAQNELANIVTILLGLAISASMTGERFIQPQTLLILVMGLLAFVLDTAVGVLSAKALNIFRLHKINPMVGAAGISAFPMSARTVQQMATQAHKGNFILMQAVGANVSGQIGSVLAGGLLLAFLG
- a CDS encoding methionine adenosyltransferase, which produces MSEKILISSESVTEGHPDKVADQISDGILDAILVEDPMGRVACETLVTTGLVQVAGEISTSTYVDIPKIAREIVKGIGYTRAKYGFDGETCAVLTAIDEQSADIAMGVNKALELREGDMSEEQINAIGAGDQGMMIGFATDETEEYLPMPFALAQRLARRLTKIRKEGALEYLRPDGKTQVTMEYQNNRPVRVDTVVVSTQHSPDISLGEIREDLIRQVITPVIPREFIQGNFRILVNPTGRFVKGGPMADSGLTGRKIIVDTYGGMIPHGGGAFSGKDPTKVDRSGAYMARYAAKNVVASGLASRCQIQVAYAIGVAHPVSVFVETFGTGKVSQEEMTALVRRHFDFRPAAMIRDLELRKPQYRRIAAYGHMGRIDLAPQPAWERLDRAEKLKADA
- a CDS encoding methyltransferase type 11, whose amino-acid sequence is MVCSRESLYILTKTRRQKPMATKDHWGHLASDFHRRQAFITGEAMIALIKRILEELTDLGDLLELGCGDGGFTPSLAGQARSIVATDCSRPMVTEAKKMTASMDNVTVELADCMDLPYSDGRFDSVFMGNLLHVIGNPSGALVEAHRVLRPGGRVIVLSFTIDGMTPQALEGMIERYLKAFGPPPEVRDPLTVASTKELLEEAGFLVTHRELLQTEEASAVYLVAIKT